Sequence from the Camarhynchus parvulus chromosome 1, STF_HiC, whole genome shotgun sequence genome:
tctgggatccagggcatttctctgggatccagggcatttctctgggatccagggcgATTCAGGCattctgggatccagggcatttctctgggatccaaggcatttctctgggatccagggcatttctctgggatccagggatttctctgggatccagggcatttctctgggatccagggcatttctctgggatccagggcatttctctgggatccagggcatttctctgggatccagggcatttctctgggatccaggggatttctctgggatccaagggatttctctgggatccagggcatttctctgggatccaggacATTTCTCTAGGATCCAGCAGGATCTTGCACAGCAGGACATTTCTGTGGGCTGGCAATGCCTTTCTGCACTGCTTTTGTTCTCCAGTCTCCAAGGAGACGGCTGGAAAAGGGAGATTTGAACATCCCTGCACTTCCAGGGAgctccctgagcatcccctgtgctccctgctcaggtgaggGATGAGCTCAGGGCTTCTCCAAGGGCTCTCCagctttctcttccctcctttcctcactgcactggaaaaattctgcttctgcttAACTCCCAGAAGGGTCTAGGAGGTGTTTTGGCATGGAAACGGGGATGTGAAGgtccctggggcactgccacACCTGAGCCTTTATTGTTGTTCCTCTAATTTTCTGTTAGGAACCTAaatctgctctggagccaggctgggagagctgggagtgtgcaggagatggaaaaactgcagggagagctcagagcccctggcagggcctgaaggggctccaggagagctgcagagggactggggacaaggcctgcagggacagcacccagggaatggctgccagtgccagagggcagggctggatgggatcttggcaatgaggaattgttccctggcagggtgggcaggccctggcacagggtgcccagagcagctggggctgcccctggatccttggcagtgcccaaggccaggctggacactggggacagtgggaggtgtccctgccacggcaggggtggaacaaggtgatttcaggtgattttggtgattttaggtctcctccaacccaaaccattccaggattccatgcTCAAGTTCTCCAGGATTTGGTGCCACTGCAGAGGCAGGAACAGCTGcgccaggctgagcagagaaCAGGGAACCAAAGAGATTTCTCAGGATAAACCTCCTGCCATGAAACTCCCTCTGTGATCTCCACGGGCCCAAGGAAGTCCTGGGTGCACcaagagcctggagctgctcctctcctgggaTTGTCCTCCTGATTCCAGGCAGGGcccacagcctggccctggcaggaggcagctgcagaagctgcacTGAGCCCTCCCCACTTCCTTCTGCCTCTCCATGAGCCTTGGAGCCCCCCAGGATGCATCCAGAGCATTGTTCtcctccatttttccctccagagccttttcctcttccatccCAGCCACCTCCTTGCAGCTGATCCTTCCCAGGtgcctcccctgcagctccagtcCTGTGAGGAAGCAGCACCCAcgtttattttttaaacaaagacttttttttttattgcataaATAGAGGCTCAGCTGCTTTGTACATATAAAAACAGAGATAATTTAGGTGTCACTCTGAGGGTTACCCATCCTTCTTTTCCAGGAAGGCTTCATCCTCCTGGGAAGGGAATCCAAGTGTCAGGAACCTGCAGGGTGGGGACAGAGCAGTGAGaagagcaggcacaggggctCCAGTGTTCCCAGGGCACCTTtggagctgttcccagctccatgGGGGAATTCCTCCCTCTGAATCCCAGATTCAGCAAGGACAGGgcctctgctgggcagctctggggagtgGGAAGGGAATTTCTGTGGAATCACAGAGGTTTTAACACCAAGGGTGGTGTCacctgctgggcactgaggtTTTGTGATGATCCTGGGGCAGaaatccctggagctgtggggtttgCCAAACAGAATTCCCTGGGATAACACTgcacagaaccccaaaatccagggctggtttgggttaGAGGGATCTGAAAGCTCATCCcatccacccctgccatgggcagggacatttcccactaacccaggctgctccaagccctgcacaACCTTTCCTTTGCCAGGGAAgtgcccaaaatctgccccaaagCCAAGTCCTGAATCTGCTGGAAGCATAAAAAACCCctttggttttgctggttttttgttgttgttgttgttgttgttttatttttggttttgttttttgtgtgtaaATAGAAAAAACTTTGTTCCCATGGTTATTCCCAGGGCCTCATTTCTAGGCACAATTCCCAATCCTTGGGaataaagggaataaaacaGTGACAGGGTGGAAATAAAATGGAGGAAAGATTTTAAGCGTCTTTAGATGGGAGGGGATGACCTCAGAAAGGgaaataagattttatttcaatgaAGAGCAACATGACATCAAACTCCCACTGAGCTTCCAAAGGGCAGGCAGGAATAGAATTCCCATTTTGCTGCAGAACAGGGAGAAGTGAAGCAAACTGCTCCAAAAATGACAAGCAAGGCAGGGAATAGAATCCAGGCACCAGGCAGGACTCATTCTGCTCATGGATTTGCTCCAAGAATGCAGGGATTGCTTCAGCTTTGGAAACAGAGGGGAGGAACTCGGgaatttcagaaggaaaatcccaaatgtaGGGAATTTTGTAATGTTCATTTTGCTCTTTCAAGCAatgaaatgtgcatttttctcAGGGAATTCTACACGGTGGATGTTCCAGGGCAGAACCTGTCcctttgggaattccaggtgtGGAATTTGCCCTTTCCAGCTACACCACCCCCAAGCTGTCAATAATTTCACTCCTCTAGAAAGGctgattattttctctctttattttgtGACTTCAAGCCCAAGCTCTGATTGCAgcatcctgcctgcctgctcccctgcagTTATTCCCAATTTATCCCCCTCTTTGTGCATCAGGCACAAAAACCCAGGCAGACAAAACCAGAGAGGGAACATTGTGCTAAAACATCCTCAAACAGGACAGTGGTTCATGCAAGTCCCACAAAAAATGAGAGAGCAAACCCCTGaaacatcccaaaaaatccaaatcaatCCCACTGGGATTAACAATGCCcaagcccaggagctgggatcagTTCCACACCTGAGGCACTCTTCACTCAtccttcttctctgcttctgctttcagtttctCCTCACGTTCCCTCTTCAGTTTCTCCTCAATTTTCTTGCTCTGGTACATTTTGACTCCAGCAAAGGCCAAGCAAAGGATCAATGTTTTAGCTGCCAAAATGTACATCAGCAGTGGGAAGTTCTCCAGAGCCTGGAATGCCAAAGAATCTGTTTAGGCACTTCTGGGACACGTGGACaattaaaattgaatttataGGGATGCTCTGAATCTTCCATTCCAATATTAATGCTCCTCTCTCACTACAGTTTTTATTTGTGTGGGAAATTAAACCAGGCAGagcaacaaagcaaaaaaaaccaaaaccctttCCCTCAAGTCCTGAACTCCTTTTGCTCATTTTCCAGCAATATTTGCACCATCTGGAgttgaaaaaagggaagagctGAGTATTTTAGGGAAATTGTGCAagtggaaaagctgctgaagaatCCTCACACGTGAAGGATCCCTGGGGATCAGCTCTCAGATGGGATCCCCAAAAACACTCCATGAAACCTTAATTCACAGCAATTCTGTAATGAACCTGCTGAGAAATGGAAGGGGCAGATAAATGACTTTAAACTgggagaaaagtgaaaaatccaAGGATTGCTGAATGCCTGCAATTGCACAGAGTGTTTCAAtgctataaaaatataaacctgGAGAGGGAAATGCAATGGAAATGAGTGGTGGGCActgagcagcccccagggatggggtggggttgttgggggtctgtgcagggccaggccTTGGACTGGGtggtccctgtgggtcccttcccagcaggataTCCCAAGGTTCTGTGGTGAATCTGTGAACTTGGAATTCACCCTGTTCCCTCAGGATCTCCCAGAGCTGTCAGGACACATCAAAGCTCTGAATTTAGGCCAAGCCTTGTGTCCctacagcagcagggagcttgGAAAAACAGCACCAGGCTCTGTccatgtccccacagccacagaggcagcagctctgcaacaccagggcagggggaaagtTTGATTTAATGAGCTCAAATGGTTAATTACAGAgtcatggagtggtttgggctggaaaggattTCAAAGTTCATCCAGTTCcagtggcagggacacctcccactgtcccaagccgctccagcctggccttgggcactgcatTGCACTGCAAAAAGCATTGATCAGTGCCTGGCAAGATTTTGtgattaaaagaaagaaataaaaaaaaaaaacccaaccaaaataTATTGTGTCAACTTTCTTCCTGATGTTTGTTTTACTCATTTCCAGAAaacagctctggagctgtgctgtaAAATCACCAACAAGCTGATGGATGCATTGGTGAGGTGATAAAATGATAACAAACGAGCAGAGGGGGAAAGTGGCCTCTTTCTGCTCCCAGTGAGGGCAGAGGAAAGTTCTGGAACAGCCAGCAGGAATAACAGGAACAGAAATTCAAACCAACCAATTGTTTCCTCTTGCACTTCTGTAGCTGACCCATAGAAATGAGcacttcaatattttcttccagggatccaggggcagccccagctgctctgggaattccattccagcccctgcccaccctgccagggaacaattcctcattgccaagatcccacccagccctgccctctggcactggcagccattccctgggtgctgtccctgcatgccctggaaattgtctctctccagctttcctggggctcctgcaggccctgcaaggccaccctgagctcaggccaaagcttctcctgtgcaggtgaacaatgccagctgtgccagcctttcctgccagcagagctgctccagccctctgctcatcctggcgCCTCCATGGACTTGTTCCAACAGCACCATGCAGGAGGAACCTGCTCCAACACTGTGGTGCCTGACACAacgaccccaaaacccccaaaaccccaagaacACAGTGGGAGAAATTCCCCTCCAGTAacaagagcagctgagggaagagcagccagagaaaaacctgggaagaggaaaggcaggagctgcaggggtgagcagagctctggagagcTCAGGTCCAACATGGGCAAggaaggacaagaagaaatcCCCTGTCCCTGAGAGGGTGGGGGTCAAACAACCCTCCCCTGGGAAAGGAACCATCAGATCCCACCCAGCACATCCCCCATGGAAAGAGCAgcaatccctgctctgggaaccTGGCCCAGCCTCACCTTCCAGTTAAAGGCCACCATGTCAGCTGTGGGGTGCCCCAGGACTGGGGGGTCACACTCCtggaggcacagggcagggcaggagcatcttggagacacagaaaataaagcagaattaACTCGtggagaaatgggaaataaaaaaagcagaatgaactcttggagaaatggaaaataaagcagaatgaactcttggagaaatggaaaaaaaagcagaataaactcttggagaaatggaaaataaagcagaatgaattcttggagaaatggaaaataaagcagaatgaACTCTTGGAAAAACggcaaataaaaaaagcagaattaactcttgcagaaatggaaataaaaagcagaattaactctcagagaaatggggaaaaaagcagaatgaactcttggaaaaatgggaaataaaaaaagcagaattaactcttgcagaaatggaaaacaaagcagaatgaACTCttggagaaatggaaattaaaagcagaattaactcttgcagaaatggaaaataaaagcagaatgaactcttgcagaaatggaaaacaaagcagaatgaACTCttggagaaatggaaataaaaatcagaatgaactcttgaagaaatggaaaataaagcagaatgaactcttgcagaaatgaaaaaaaaaagcagaatgaactcctgaagaaatagaaatggaaagagaattAGGCAAGCTGCTAATTAGCccacctgccctgggaggggctCCTCCCCAGCAATCCCAGTGAGCCCAGGGCCCTTCTGGGgctcagagccaggagcaggacagggctgagacagcccagagcaggtgctggggctgcaatTCCACACCCGGGCAGCTGCCCCGTGGAAAACATGGAAAGCAGGGCTGCCTTCGGaagctgagctgtgtgtgctccccctgcctgcctctgctgggACTGAGGGACACTCAGGAGCTGCCTTGGGGCTTCTTTGAGGGTTTCCAAGCCCACCTGCTCTGTTTGGAGCCTGAACATTGAATtaatccccaaatttctcagTCCTCTGTGATTGATAAATTTAATTCTCCATACTAACAGTTTATAAATATAGAGGTTAGCAAAGCAAGCAGTCCCTGGAGCCCTGAGTGCTCACCAAGCATTCCAGAGCTGAATTCCTGGGATGAAaaggctgcagcacacacagcactgccctgggctctctgctcagctgctggaatCCAAATTAACCCCTGGAGGCCTTTCCTGCCCATGGAGCAGGGgtggaaaagcaggagggaaCACTCCAGCACCGTGAAAAGCTGGGCTGAATAAATCAGCACCAcaccagagagcagctgctgagctccctgcaggaattAAATGTTCTtgcagctcctgtcctgctcagTTTCTGGGGAGATTCTCTAATTTCTCCAGCCAGAgcatcctctcctctcctctccttttccctctcaccCTGCTGAGACCCCTCTGGAAACATTCCCACTCCTCCAGAGTGCCCAAGACCCAGCTGTACCAAAGCCCTGGAGTGGCAGCCACCAGCAAATTCCTGTTCATCAGTCACTGTTCCTGTGCTGATCCTGTtgtgcagctccttctcctgctgagGGGATGTCAGGGTGGTTTGTGAGTCACTGCTGTTACACccccaagaaaatattttcacttcatggaatcatggagtggtctgggttggaaggaccttggagatcatcccctgccatggcagggacacctcccactgtccccagtgtccagcctggcctggggcactgccagggatccaggggcagccccagctgctctgggaattccaccccagccctgcccaccttCCCAGGAAACAACTCCTCATTCCTaaaatcccacccagccctgtcctccttcagcttgaggccattccctgtgccctgtccctccatccctcgCCCAAAGTCTCTTTCCACGTTTGCTGTAATCCCAGGATgtttcccagagctgccaccggtgctgctctgtccccacagtgtcctgTGAGGTGGGAATGTCACTGCTCCCTCCAATCCAGGCTGCATTCCCACATCCCACCAGCCTCCAGGGTCAAACACTTCTCCCCCATCTCATCTcctggcttttccagcctccatCTGATCCCAGCCCTTATGAAATCCAGTGGAAACCTCAGGAttgaaaaaagcagcacagggcaggaagaACAAAGTGGGAAGAGGGGAGAAAGTGGGGAAAGGGGAGGATTTtaaagcccagagcagctggggctgccccaaggccaggttggacactggggcttggagcagcctgggattagtgcaaggtgtccctgcccatggaggctggatgggctttgaaatcccttccaatccaaaccatgCCAGGATTTTAGCATTCCCTTCACACTTAAAAAACACCATTTATGAGCACTGAGGTCATCAGTGCAAGAGCAGAAAGCCCCAACACTGCTTTTCCAAGGCTGGGATATCTTAAATCAACAGCTGGAATGGAGTGTTTGCCTTTCCTGAGGAGATAAGGCACAGAAGGGAGCAGGGAACACATCCACAGGCAGGCATTGTTCCCTCCCCAGGGAAATGCAGGCAAAGCCAGGGCCTGGGCCCCACACAAGGGCACTGCTCCCTCCCCTCACCTGCTCCTGCACGCAGCCACGTGAGGCTCTGCCTGGATTCCCTGAGAGatgctccagagctgggataaaacagccccaggctggcagggattcCCTGGGACTGCACTGCCAGGTCCCCTCGGCAGTTTTATGCAACCCCcctcacatttctcttcacagagaaaagcaaggcacagttcttcccaagaatatttctgggtttcacattgtctgaacctcagagaaagggaaaaacaattcttatctcatttgctgtgcctgtgtttgtgcaaaagcagaatgcaatatggagattgtttactcacagtgatggggttttgtttccttgcctgtcagggccaggtgtgtgtgtgtgtgtgagtcaGGACTGTGGGGGGACAGTCACAGATTCtgggcagtgtgtgcagggtttattattattttatttctatttttatattttaattatttttatatttaaataataataataataaataacaatatatacaataaatataaatatttactataatataatatatatataatatatatatatatatatatataatatagtataaataaagtaattaattagccttctgatatccatggagtcctcctcataTCGCTCCTTGGTCAGGGCCCTCACAGCATTGCTATAGTTTTATTCCTTTCCAAATGCCAccgtggctgcccctggatccctggcagtgtcccaggccaggctggatggggctgggagcagcctgggacagtgggagatgtccctgcccatggcactggatgggctttaaggcccctcccagcccaaaccatgctgggattttgggattctgggctgtgtctgcagcctTGTCCCAGGGAATTCTGTCTGGTGAAGCAGATCAGGCTCCTGCAgatgggaaagaggagagggTCTGGGCAGATCCCACCTTCCAGCAATTCCCTgtgaaccccaaatcctctgggatcctctgcaggcacagcaggctcATTGCAGAGGGTTGTGTCCCTCAGGGagggctgcagcacatcccagagctTGGGATTAGCCCTGGTTCCAGCCCCAGGatctctgcccagctcagccccacagctgtgcctgtgctggagcagggaaatgaatcccagcctggagtgcagctccagccctccccaggagcacagcccagcccaggctctaGGGCAttgtctgcagagcagggacagcccccagGCACCACAGAACATCCCCAGAGCACCCCCAGCATCCACACCCCCTGGAGCTGTCCTGGCAGGCTGCACATCTCACCCTGCCTGCCAAGAGCTCCAGCATGCCCACAAAATGGGGCTGAGATGTTCCTCTGGGGATTGCTGCACAACTCCAGCCACGAGGCCTTGGAAAGCTCCGAGCTACTGAGTTATCTGAGTGCACTTCAATGTGACATTTCTGAGCTAGAAAAGGGTGCCACTcaccaaggccaggctggatgggactctgaaggtgtccctgctcatggcaggctTGGAATGAcataatctttaaggtcctttccaactcacACCTGATTCTGATTCTGGATCAACTCAAGGTTCCAACTCAAGCAACATCAAAACAATTGAAAAACCATCAAGATCTTCATACCTGatgaagcagaaattaaaatatgagtgattcctctggcagctcctcacatACTCCAAACTCTGGAAAACAGGAACAGAGCAGATGGGATGTTTCATTCACATTGGCTGGattaaaatcaaaccaaacccagaaaTGCCAGGGGCACATCAGACTCTTCCACCATGGCATCACAAAGATGATCCCAAAAttggagcccctctgctctggaaagaGGCCGGAGAACTGGgattgtccagcctggagaagggacaattccagggagaccttagagccccttccagtgctaAAAAGGAATGAGAGGGACTTTTTATATGGGCAGAGAGTGCCAAgacaaggggcaatggttttaaactgccagagggcagggctggacgggatattgggaattagggagggtgggcaggtcctgcacagggagcccagagcagctggggctgcccctggatcccagcccagctctgtcctaggctggagcagaaggaagggaCTGGGGAACAAGGAGGGAGGGtggaaagcaagaaaagcaggGGGTGGAGAGCAAGGAAAGGGGATGGAGAGCAAGGAAGGGGGGCTGAAGAGAAAGGAGGGATACTGGAGAACAAGCAATGGGGGCtggagagaaaggggagaatAAGGAGGGGGgctgaagggaaaggaggggagtGGAGAACAAGAATGGAGAgcctggagaggaaggaaggagatgaaGAACCAGGAAAAGGGCTGGTGAACAAGGAGGGAAAGGCGGATATCAAATAAGGGGGCTGGAGGGCAAGGAAGGGGGGTTGAAGAGAAAGGAGGGGGTACTGGAGAACAAGGAATGGGGGCTGGAGAACAAGGAATGGGGGCtggagagaaaggggagaatAAGGAGGGGGAGtgaagggaaaggcagggagtgGAGAACAAGAATGGAGggcctggagaggaaggaaggcGATGGAGAACCAAGAAAGGGGTCTGATGAACAAGGAGGGAAAGGCGGATATCAAATAAGGGGGCTGGAGAGCAAGAAGGAGGCTGGGGAACAACGGAACAAGGGGACTGAGAGCAAGGGCGGGTGGAGGGCAAAGAGAGGGGCTGAAGATGGAGGAAAGCGGGGCGAGCAACACGGAAGGGactggagagagggaagggagagtgGATTAGACAGGAGGGAGGTTGGAGAGAAAGGACGAGGCCTGGAGGGCAAGGAGGGGGTGGAGAAGGGCCAGGGGAAGGCcaggccgggcagggcaggcagcggGCCCGGCCCCGGAGAGCGGCCGAGGCTGCGGGGAGCCGAGCGCTCGGGGCCGGCGGCCATGCGGGCCGGGGTCCGCCGGAGCCCCGCGGGGCCgtgaggggaaggaagggaagaagggaagaagaaaggaaggggcCCAGGCCGGTCCTACCTGCGGGCGGCCATGGCAGCGGGGGCGGCGCTCCCTCACGGAGCTcccggcagcggcagcgccgggcccggccggggccgctccgcccGCTCGGCTGCCGCGCTGGGCTTGGCTGTGCTCCGCTTTTCTCCCTCAAGATTAACAGTTCTGCCAtgaaacagctcctgcagggaccGCAGCGAGGTCCCGGAGATCCCCGTGCCCAGCTGGGGATCAGGagagggattgggatgggatatggttggggttggggttggggttggggttgtGGGGTTGTGTCCCCCTCAGGTGAtttcccacctgcagagctgccccagccctgggcccagcccagggaggagctggagctgctgcagagagcccagaggaggctccaggatgagcagagggatggagcagctctgctggcaggaaaggctggcacagctggcattgttcacctgcacaggagaagctttggcctgagctcagggtggccttgcagggcctgcaggagccccaggaaagctggagagagacaatttccaggggatgcagggacagcacccagggaatggcctcaaagtgaaaaattacaGGTTTAGGTCAGATATTAGGAACAatttcctccctggcagggtgggcaggccctggcacagggtgtccctggatccctggcagtgcccaaggccaggctggacactgggagcccctgggacagtgggaggtgtccaggttgctcccagccctgtccagcctggccttaaaCATTTGCAGGAATGTGGAGTCCACATCCTCTCTGTGGGCAGCTTGTgtcagggcctcaccaccctcacactaaagaatttcttcctaacatctgacacaaacctgccctctttcaaTTTAAGGCCATTTCCCATTGTCCTATCAATAAGTTTCTATGTGAGAagtccctgtgcagctctcctggagccccttcaggccctgccaggggctctgagctctccctggagcttctcctctccaggtgagcccccagctctcccagcagctccaccttTGTCTGGTGTtgatccaggggcagctctgcagatgaGGTCTCACACGAGC
This genomic interval carries:
- the SMIM11A gene encoding small integral membrane protein 11A codes for the protein MVAFNWKALENFPLLMYILAAKTLILCLAFAGVKMYQSKKIEEKLKREREEKLKAEAEKKDE